A genomic window from Nodosilinea sp. FACHB-141 includes:
- a CDS encoding M23 family metallopeptidase: protein MATAFLVSVAVPRSVPVANAQDLTAALWTRASFPVENFQTYTSPFGYRSDPYNGGSRFHYGLDLAAPNGSYIRNWWAGEVLWVEGDGACGTSMAIKSGEWTHIYCHMQGHVEGSGQNRVMVDRDGGIQLRAGQAIPAGARIGRVGMTGRTTGPHLHWALKYQDNWVDPALVLRAMYVGQQAAL from the coding sequence TTGGCTACAGCCTTCTTGGTCTCAGTAGCGGTGCCCCGCTCGGTACCGGTGGCCAACGCTCAAGACCTGACCGCTGCGCTTTGGACTCGGGCCTCGTTTCCGGTCGAAAATTTCCAGACCTATACCTCCCCCTTTGGCTACCGCAGCGACCCCTACAACGGTGGCTCTCGTTTTCATTACGGCCTTGACTTAGCAGCCCCCAATGGCAGCTATATTCGCAACTGGTGGGCGGGCGAAGTGCTGTGGGTTGAAGGCGACGGGGCCTGCGGCACCTCCATGGCAATTAAATCGGGGGAATGGACCCACATCTATTGCCACATGCAGGGGCATGTGGAGGGCAGTGGCCAGAACAGAGTCATGGTCGATCGCGATGGCGGCATTCAGCTGCGGGCGGGCCAAGCCATTCCGGCGGGGGCGCGCATTGGCCGAGTAGGCATGACGGGCCGCACCACCGGGCCACACCTACACTGGGCCTTGAAGTACCAAGACAACTGGGTTGACCCAGCCCTGGTGCTGCGGGCTATGTATGTTGGCCAGCAGGCAGCGCTGTAG